A window of Pelomonas sp. SE-A7 genomic DNA:
GCCACTGGCCGCTGCCGAACCGCAGCTGAGCCCCGAAATCCGTGAGGAGGCCGCCATGCTGCTGGCCGCCGCTCGCAACGCCGCCTTTGCCGAAGCCAGCCAGGGACGGCTGGGCCATGGCCTGGACCTGCTCCATGCCGCGCTGCAGCAAGAACCCAAGAGCCATGAGCTGCTCAGCGACATGGCCGCCCTGTTGCTCAGCGCCGGCGAGCTGCAGCATGCCGTGTCGCAAGCCCGCAAGGCGCTGGAGATCTCGCCCTTCCACGGGCCCAGCCTCTATGCCCTCGGCTTTGCGTTGTCCGGCCTGGGTGAAACCATCGAGGCCCGCGCGCAGCTGCAGAAGCTGACCCATGGTCCGGCCCTGAACAGCCTGGTGTCGGAAGCGCCCGAGCTGCTGGTGCTGGCCCAGACCGAGCTGGCCCGCCTGGAAACCGCAACACCGGCCAGCGTGCCCGCCGCGGTGCAGCTGATGATCAAGGAGCTGGCCGAGGTCGGCCGCCCCAGCGCTCCCTGAACCCCGGATTCCAGCTTGAGCCGCCTGCACCTCTGCATCCTGCAGCCGGCAGGAGACCTCCATGCGCTCGGTTTCCTGGACCAGGCGCGCTATTTCCGTTACCAGTTCCGTCGCCTCGGGGCTGAGCTCAGCCTGGGAAAGAACCGGCTGCGGCATGACGCCATCAATATCGTGTTCGGCGCCCACCTGGGTTTCGATGCCGAACTGCTGAAGCGATACCGCTGCGCCTTCGTCAACCTGGAGCAACTGGGTGAGGGCGGTGCCCAGCTGGCACCCGCCTACCTGGAGCTGCTGCGCACGAACTGCGTGCTGGAGTACGACGGCGACAACCGCACCGCCTACGGCCAGCCGGACGCACCGCTGCTGCCCTTGCTGCACGCCCCGTACCTGGCTGACATCGAACCGATGCCGCTGGAGCAGCGGCCGTTCGACCTGCTCTTCTTCGGCATCCTGAACGAGCGCCGCGCCCGCATGCTGGCCCGCATCGAGGCCCAGGGCGTGCAGGTGGCGCAATTCGACTCGCCGCTTTACGGGCCGGAGCGCGATGACTACATCCGCCTGTCCAAGGCGGTCTTCAATGCCCACTACTACGCCAGCAGCCGCTTCGAGCAGACGCGGGTGGCGCATTGCCTGTCGCTGGGCACGCCGGTGATCGCCGAGCGCGGACCGGCAACCCGGCCGCATGCATCCTTCGAGGACGCGGTTCACTGGGTGGACGAGGCCAGCCTGGCCGACTTCTTCGCCCATCGCTTCGGCAAGGACGAGTTCTATGCGCAGAGCCGTAAGCAGCTGCAGCACTTCGTGGCGGCCGACCCGCTCGACGACTACCGCCTGGCACTCCAGCATCTGGAGCAGGCCCTGCCGGCGCGCGCGGCCGAGGTCTGGCGACCGGTCTGGCTCAACCTGGGCTCGGGCAAGGACTACAAGCCGGGCTTCCTGAATGTCGACATCCTGGAGTCGGCCCAGCCGGATCTGCTGCTGGACCTGGCCCGGCCGCTGGATTTGCCGCTGCGGGCGCACAGCGCGCTCGCTGGCGAGCTGTCTCTGGAAGCTGGCCAGCTGGAAATCGTCTACGCCAACAATGTGCTGGAGCATGTGGGCGACCTGCCGCAGCTGATGGGCAATCTGCTGAACCTGCTGCAGCTCGGTGGCGAGGCCGAGATCGAGGTGCCTTACGAGAAGGCGCCGGCCGCCTGGCAGGACCCGACCCATGTGCGAGCCATGAACGAGCACAGCTGGCGCTACTACTGCGACTGGTTCTGGTACCTGGGCTGGTTCGAGCACCGCTTCGAGCTGATCGAATTCACCTGGCTGGACGAGCAGGTCCAGCCCTGCGAGCAGGACTTCGCTTCTTTCATGCGCGTCGTGCTGCGCAAGATCGAGACCACGCCCCATGAGCGCAACAAGGTGCGCCTGCTGCGGGCCGATTTCGGCGGTCTGCCCGAGGACTGGCCGGTGCGCGGCGCGCCCGGCGTACCCGGCAGTTCGTGAAATCTCGACGGTGCTGTAGGAATTCGCCTGACAAAAGGCCGGCGAAGGCGGTGACAGCAAGGCTGGAACTGGGCTGATTTGAAGGGGCAGTTCGGCTCTTCACAATGAGCTCCAAGACATCAAGCCAGCAGGAGCCGCCGCCATGAACACCGAACAAGTCCTCGCCGAGATCCGCGAAGCGAATCTGAACTACCTGATGCTGGCACAGACGCTGATCCGCTCGGATCGCGAGCAGGCGCTGTACCGGCTGGGCATCTCGGAAGAGACGGCGACCCTGATCAGCACGCTGTCACCGGCGCAGATCATGAAGATCGCCAGCGGCAACACCTTGCTGTGCCGCTTCCGCATGGACGACGACCTGGTGTGGGGCCTGCTCACGAGCCACGGCAAGACGGCGGCGAACGATCAGGTCTCGCGTCTGCACGCTTCGATCCTGATGGCCGGCCGTCATCAAGAAGCCGCCTGATCAGGAGAATCAGACATGCGCCAGAAGAGCATCCTGACCGAAGCCCGCCAGATCGAACGTGCGGTGACGCTGATCAACTTGGGGGCGCGGCTGCAAGTGCTGGAGTCGGAGACGGACCTGAGCTACGAGCGGCTGCTGCGCCTGTACAAGGAAGTCTCGGGCAAGAGCCCGAGCAAGGGCCAGTTGCCGTTCTCGACGGACTGGTTCATGACCTGGCAGCCGAACATCCACGCCAGCCTGTTCCTGAACATCCACGAGTACCTGAACAAGGTGGCGGAGCTGGACGAGATCGACACGGTGATCAAGGCCTACCAGCTGTACCAGGAGCAGGTGAAGGCGCAGTCGCTGGAAGAGCTGCTGTCGGTGACGCGGGCGTGGCGGCTGGTGAAGTTCGTGGACAACGGCATGCTGACCATGACCAAGTGCAGCAAGTGCTCGGGGCATTTCGTGACTCATCCGCACGAGGTGGCGAGGCACTATGTGTGCGGGCTGTGCAATCCGCCGGCGCGGGCGGGCAAGGGCCGCTCCAGTGGCGCCATACAGATGCATTGAGCGAAATGAAGCCCCCACGCTCGACAAGCTCGCTGCCCCCCGAGGGGGCGCATCAGTCCCTTCGGGCGGCCGGGCGGTACTGATGTACAGCACCTGCCTGGTCGTCATCGCCCGTAACGAAGCCGCTCGTATCGAGCGGCTTTTGCGTAGCGTGGCGCCGTTCGTCGACCGCATGCTGGTGCTGGACACGGGATCGACCGATGCCACGGCGGCCCTGGCGGCCGCTTGCGGCGCGCGGGTCGAGCACTTCACCTGGATCGACGATTTCTCGGTGGCCCGCAACCGGGCCCTGGATCTGGCTGGCGCCGACTGGCACCTCGTGCTGGACGCCGACGAATGGCTGATCTCGGGCGGCGAGGCGCTGAGTGCCTTGCGCAAGCTGAAGCCGGATTTCGTCGCCAGCGTCGAGCTGAGGGACCAGTTCTTCGATGGCGAGCTGCGCCAGGGTCAGGGTCGGCTCAGCCGGGTCTTGCCGGGCTCGGTGCGCTATGCCGGCAGCATCCACGAGCAGCCGCAGCACCAGCTGCCGGTCCGGGCGCTGGACATCGTGGTCGGCCATGACGGCTATCTGCCTGATCGACTGGAGGCCAAGCGAGGGCGCAACCGCCAACTGCTCGAGAAGGCCCTGGCCGCCGCACCGGACGATGCCTATCTGCATTACCAGCTGGGCAAGGATGCCGATGTCTATGAAGACTTCGCCGAAGCGGCCGCGGCGTTCGCCCGGGCCGCAGCCCTGCCTGGCGCCGAGGACCAGTCCTGGTGGCCGGAGCTGATGACACGCTGGCTGTTCGCGCTCAAGAAGCTCAAGCGTCATGAACGGGCCATGCCGCTGGCCGAATCGCAGCTGGCTCGTTGCGCGGATTCGCCGGACTTCTTCTTCGTGCTGGGCGATCTGCTGCTGGACCTGGCGGCCGACGAGCCCGCACGGGCCGAGGACCTGCTGCCCATGATCGAGCAGGCCTGGACCCGTTGCCTGGAGCTGGGCGAACGCCCTGAACAGCCAGGCGCCGTGGCCGGCCGCGGCAGCTTCCTGGCGGCCCACAACCTGGCCCTCGTGATGGAGGGAACGGGCCGTGCAGAGTTGGCAGCCGAGCTGCGGCTCGCCTATCCTGCCCCCGGCCATCCGTGACATCTGGACGGTGCTGTAGGAATTCGCCTGACAAAAGGCCGGCGAAGGCGGTGACAGCAAGGCTGGAACTGGGCTGATTTGAAGGGGCAGTTCGGCTCTTCACAATGAGCTCCAAGACATCAAGCCGGCAGGAGCCGCCGCCATGAACACTGAACAAGTCCTTGCCGAGATCCGCGAAGCGAATCTGAACTACCTGATGCTGGCGCAGACGCTGATCCGCTCGGATCGCGAGCAGGCGCTGTACCGGCTGGGCATCTCGGAAGAGACGGCGACCCTGATCAGCACGCTGTCGCCGGCGCAGATCATGAAGATCGCCAGCGGCAACACCTTGCTGTGCCGCTTCCGCATGGACGACGACCTGGTGTGGGGCCTGCTCACGAGCCACGGCAAGACGGCGGCGAACGACCAAGTGTCTCGCTTGCACGCCAGCATCCTGATGGCTGGCCGTCATCAAGAAGCCGCCTGATCAGGAGAATCAGACATGCGCCAGAAGAGCATCCTGACCGAAGCCCGCCAGATCGAACGTGCGGTGACGCTGATCAACCTGGGGGCGCGGCTGCAAGTGCTGGAGTCGGAGACGGACCTGAGCTACGAGCGGCTGCTGCGGCTGTACAAGGAAGTCTCGGGCAAGAGCCCGAGCAAGGGCCAGCTGCCGTTCTCGACGGACTGGTTCATGACCTGGCAGCCGAACATCCACGCCAGCCTGTTCCTGAACATCCACGAGTACCTGAACAAGGTGGCGGAGCTGGACGAGATCGACACGGTGATCAAGGCCTACCAGCTGTACCAGGAGCAGGTGAAGGCGCAGTCGCTGGAAGAGCTGCTGTCGGTGACGCGGGCGTGGCGGCTGGTGAAGTTCGTGGACAACGGCATGCTGACCATGACCAAGTGCAGCAAGTGCAGCGGACACTTCGTGACGCATCCGCACGAGGTGGCGAGGCACTATGTGTGCGGACTGTGCAACCCGCCGGCGCGGGCGGGCAAGGGCCGCTCCACTGGCGCCATCCAGATGCATTGACGCTTGAGCTCCACCCTGATCTGGCCGCTGGCCGCCCTCGCAAGCTGGGCGGCCTGCTGGTTTTTGTACTTCGTGCTTCAGCCGCTGGCCGGCCCGTTCATCGCGCTGGCCGCCGCTAGTGGCCTGGGCCTGCTGCTGGCCTGGCCTCATGCCAGGCGCTGGCGCCGGCTGATCATTGCGGCCGGCTTTCCGCTGTCATTGCTGGCCGCTGCAGGGCAGGGCGCCTTGCCGGCCTGGGCCTGGTTGCTGCCGCTGGGCCTCTTGCTGCTGGCCTATCCGCAGGGCAGCTGGCGCGATGCGCCGTTGTTCCCTACGCCGGTCGGCGCGCTTGAAGAGCTGCCGGCCGTCGTGCCCCTGCAGCCGGACGAGCGGGTGCTGGATGCGGGCTGCGGCCTGGGCGCCGGGCTGATCGAGCTGCATCGGGTCTATCCGGAGGCCAGGCTGGATGGCATCGAATGGAGTCGTCTGCTTGCGCTGCTGGTGCGTCTGCGCTGCCACTGGGCCGAGGTCCGCCAGGGCGATATGTGGGCGGCCGACTGGTCGGTCTACCGCGTGGTCTATCTGTTCCAGCGGCCCGAGAGCATGGAGCGCGCCTGGACCAAGGCGGCCACGGAGTTGAAGCCTGGGGCCTGGCTGGTCAGCCTGGACTTCGAGGTGGCGGGGCGCCGGCCGCATCGATC
This region includes:
- the flhD gene encoding flagellar transcriptional regulator FlhD — its product is MNTEQVLAEIREANLNYLMLAQTLIRSDREQALYRLGISEETATLISTLSPAQIMKIASGNTLLCRFRMDDDLVWGLLTSHGKTAANDQVSRLHASILMAGRHQEAA
- the flhC gene encoding flagellar transcriptional regulator FlhC, with the protein product MRQKSILTEARQIERAVTLINLGARLQVLESETDLSYERLLRLYKEVSGKSPSKGQLPFSTDWFMTWQPNIHASLFLNIHEYLNKVAELDEIDTVIKAYQLYQEQVKAQSLEELLSVTRAWRLVKFVDNGMLTMTKCSKCSGHFVTHPHEVARHYVCGLCNPPARAGKGRSSGAIQMH
- the flhC gene encoding flagellar transcriptional regulator FlhC; amino-acid sequence: MRQKSILTEARQIERAVTLINLGARLQVLESETDLSYERLLRLYKEVSGKSPSKGQLPFSTDWFMTWQPNIHASLFLNIHEYLNKVAELDEIDTVIKAYQLYQEQVKAQSLEELLSVTRAWRLVKFVDNGMLTMTKCSKCSGHFVTHPHEVARHYVCGLCNPPARAGKGRSTGAIQMH
- the flhD gene encoding flagellar transcriptional regulator FlhD — its product is MNTEQVLAEIREANLNYLMLAQTLIRSDREQALYRLGISEETATLISTLSPAQIMKIASGNTLLCRFRMDDDLVWGLLTSHGKTAANDQVSRLHASILMAGRHQEAA
- a CDS encoding class I SAM-dependent methyltransferase, with the translated sequence MSSTLIWPLAALASWAACWFLYFVLQPLAGPFIALAAASGLGLLLAWPHARRWRRLIIAAGFPLSLLAAAGQGALPAWAWLLPLGLLLLAYPQGSWRDAPLFPTPVGALEELPAVVPLQPDERVLDAGCGLGAGLIELHRVYPEARLDGIEWSRLLALLVRLRCHWAEVRQGDMWAADWSVYRVVYLFQRPESMERAWTKAATELKPGAWLVSLDFEVAGRRPHRSLELLDGRRLWVYRIG
- a CDS encoding glycosyltransferase, which codes for MYSTCLVVIARNEAARIERLLRSVAPFVDRMLVLDTGSTDATAALAAACGARVEHFTWIDDFSVARNRALDLAGADWHLVLDADEWLISGGEALSALRKLKPDFVASVELRDQFFDGELRQGQGRLSRVLPGSVRYAGSIHEQPQHQLPVRALDIVVGHDGYLPDRLEAKRGRNRQLLEKALAAAPDDAYLHYQLGKDADVYEDFAEAAAAFARAAALPGAEDQSWWPELMTRWLFALKKLKRHERAMPLAESQLARCADSPDFFFVLGDLLLDLAADEPARAEDLLPMIEQAWTRCLELGERPEQPGAVAGRGSFLAAHNLALVMEGTGRAELAAELRLAYPAPGHP